One Oncorhynchus kisutch isolate 150728-3 linkage group LG13, Okis_V2, whole genome shotgun sequence DNA window includes the following coding sequences:
- the LOC109901497 gene encoding galanin receptor type 1-like, with protein sequence MNSSGLDNLTEFAPWYVNRTDVEEENLLFGIGMDNFITLLVFGLIFTLGVLGNSMVITVLAHSKPGKPRSTTNIFILNLSIADLSYLLFCIPFQSTIYMMPTWVLGAFICKFIHYFFTVSMLVSIFTLSAMSVDRYIAIVHSRKSSSIRVSKHALIGVVVIWILSLAMAAPVAVIHNIYQRDENHTYCWEVWPDQNQKKVYVVCTFVFGYVLPLLLISFCYAKVLNHLHKKLRNMSKKSEASKKKTAQTVLVVVVVFCLSWLPHHVVHLWVEFGNFPLTQWSFLFRVAAHCLAYSNSSVNPVIYAFLSENFRKAYKQVFRCQITNSPLNELKEFRSKVDNTPPSTNCTNV encoded by the exons ATGAACTCGTCAGGTTTGGACAACCTAACCGAATTTGCACCATGGTATGTCAACAGAACGGATGTCGAGGAGGAAAATCTTTTGTTCGGGATTGGCATGGACAACTTCATTACGCTTCTGGTTTTCGGACTCATCTTTACACTTGGAGTGTTGGGAAACTCAATGGTTATCACGGTGCTGGCCCATAGTAAACCCGGAAAACCACGGAGCACCACCAACATATTCATCCTCAACCTTAGCATCGCCGACCTGTCCTACCTGCTATTCTGCATCCCCTTTCAGTCAACTATTTACATGATGCCGACATGGGTTCTAGGTGCCTTCATCTGCAAGTTTATTCATTATTTCTTCACCGTTTCTATGCTGGTCAGTATTTTCACCTTGTCCGCAATGTCGGTGGACCGCTACATTGCCATTGTTCACTCCAGAAAATCGTCCTCCATCCGTGTGTCAAAGCACGCTTTGATCGGAGTGGTGGTCATTTGGATACTCTCTTTGGCCATGGCAGCGCCAGTCGCGGTCATACACAACATATACCAGAGAGACGAGAATCACACCTATTGCTGGGAAGTGTGGCCGGATCAAAACCAAAAGAAAGTCTATGTTGTTTGCacgtttgtttttggttatgtaTTGCCCCTGCTGCTGATTTCGTTCTGCTACGCAAAG GTTTTAAATCACCTGCACAAAAAACTCAGAAACATGTCCAAAAAGTCAGAGGCGTCGAAAAAGAAG ACTGCCCAGACGGTtcttgtagtggtggtggtgttctgCCTGTCATGGCTCCCTCACCATGTGGTCCACCTGTGGGTGGAGTTTGGCAACTTCCCCTTGACCCAGTGGTCCTTCTTGTTCCGGGTGGCGGCCCACTGTCTGGCCTATAGCAACTCCTCCGTCAACCCTGTCATCTATGCCTTCCTCTCGGAGAACTTCAGAAAGGCCTACAAGCAGGTGTTCAGGTGTCAGATTACCAACTCCCCTCTCAACGAACTCAAGGAGTTCCGCAGCAAGGTGGACAACACACCACCCTCCACCAACTGCACCAACGTCTGA